A genomic stretch from Microplitis mediator isolate UGA2020A chromosome 10, iyMicMedi2.1, whole genome shotgun sequence includes:
- the LOC130675644 gene encoding uncharacterized protein LOC130675644 isoform X3 — protein MINNENGEVKNGMNKQENTYGYETTYSSYYPSSNSPSAANQPLPGQPPLPPMPPPAGTLPPLPHVFAPMPQVTQIQSWAPAPTWQWIAPQATALAAQTSRDMNSTRGNYTRRDRFTHNRNNVYPPRGNFHRKNRRPRFDQPQTPFDPTTAAYFGQSLAASGISIDWQRGFAAAHNDAQNLVNHMAISMSNQSSGLNDRQEGDQDIKIVSEVPVKKGKQRKPMSQNYPSRPWNREDAQSALKVENEYNKTVRAQSLIIKFPDPDLNKDIVREFHPGIQNIHFQSPSGPRYCFIQMSEDVNIDEAIKELEKIPFGVGHLKVERKSLRDEDFPMPEEIDPYTLYVGNLPESVNVNEVKSKFPTATRVDVGYAQKMRNTRYAFIRYTSVEESIAAYKQAHDLMWDTRSIIVRFRRQRGNTCLPGEPKNNAKKVKEELSDDIVKTEQSSCSNKQVLGNDQNNKIFEVNQQTIGAVSNKPDNKKIDSRFSLDNPPTTVAPTEASQQQQPWTEESPPLPSAAEAPPPPPQDDSESVLITTIKEEPVDFDEIEMSYVPMDDEDDDDDDDEPDELDDSNDDVDENDNQQDDTEDQTDSIESELQSRRNNGRVEQPDHLDRMFNELENIVGDIEL, from the exons atg ATTAACAATGAAAATGGTGAAGTAAAGAATGGGATGAATAAACAAGAGAATACTTATGGATATGAAACTACATATTCATCATATTATCCAAGCTCCAATTCCCCATCGGCTGCAAATCAGCCTCTTCCAGGTCAACCACCGTTACCTCCAATGCCTCCACCAGCAGGAACTCTTCCACCTTTACCTCATGTATTTGCACCGATGCCACAAGTTACCCAAATTCAATCTTGGGCACCAGCACCTACTTGGCAATGGATAGCACCCCAAGCAACAGCACTAGCTGCTCAAACTTCACGTGACATGAATTCAACGAGAGGAAATTACACAAGACGTGACAGATTTACACATAATCGTAATAATGTTTATCCACCGAGAGGAAATTTTCATCGAAAAAATCGTAGACCTAGGTTTGATCAACCTCAAACTCCATTTGATCCTACAACAGCGGCTTATTTTGGTCAATCTTTAGCAGCTAGTGGTATTAGTATTGATTGGCAAAGAGGATTTGCTGCTGCTCATAATGATGCTCAAAATCTTGTTAATCATATGGCTATATCTATGTCTAATCAATCGTCTGGACTTAATGATAGACAAGAGGGCGATCAAGACATAAAAATAGTATCT gaaGTACCAGTTAAAAAAGGTAAACAAAGAAAGCCAATGTCACAAAATTATCCTAGTAGACCTTGGAATCGTGAAGATGCTCAAAGTGcattaaaagttgaaaatgaatataataaaacagTTCGTGCccaaagtttaattattaaatttcctgatcctgatttaaataaagataTTGTACGTGAATTTCATCCTGGTATACAAAATATACACTTTCAAAGCCCCAGCGGACCACGTTATTGTTTTATTCAAATGTCTGAGGATGTTAATATTGATGAAGCAATTaaagaattagaaaaaattccatttggTGTtggacatcttaaagttgaaAGAAAATCACTACGAGATGAAGATTTTCCTATGCCCGAAGAGATTGATCCTTATACGTTATACGTTGGTAATTTACCGGAATCTGTAAATGTTAATGaagttaaaagtaaatttcCTACAGCTACGCGAGTAGATGTTGGTTACGCTCAAAAAATGAGAAATACTAg ATATGCCTTTATTCGCTACACATCTGTTGAAGAATCTATAGCGGCCTATAAACAAGCTCACGATTTAATGTGGGATACAAGAAGTATTATTGTAAGGTTTAGGCGACAACGTGGTAATACTTGTTTACCTGGTGAACCCaaaaataatgcaaaaaaagtaaaagaagaACTAAGTGATGATATTGTAAAGACAGAACAATCCTCTTGTAGTAATAAACAAGTACTAGGAAatgatcaaaataataaaattttcgaagttAATCAACAGACAATTGGAGCTGTTTCAAATAAACCTGATAATAAGAAAATAGACTCACGATTTTCTTTAGATAATCCACCGACAACGGTGGCACCCACTGAAGCCTCTCAACAACAACAACCTTGG acGGAGGAATCGCCTCCACTTCCATCAGCAGCTGAAGCTCCACCACCGCCTCCTCAAGATGATTCAGAATCAGTTCtcataacaacaataaaagaAGAACCTGTAGATTTTGATGAAATAGAAATGTCTTATGTTCCGATGGATGATGAggacgatgatgatgacgatgatgagCCAGATGAATTAGATGACTCGAATGATGATGTTGATGAAAATGATAATCAACAGGATGATACAGAAGATCAAACCGATTCCATTGAAAGTGAATTACAGAGCAGACGAAATAATGGCAGAGTTGAACAACCTgat cACTTGGATCGAATGTTCAATGAATTAGAAAACATTGTCGGTGATATtgaactttaa
- the LOC130675643 gene encoding uncharacterized protein LOC130675643: protein MEEAGVTNANPTPDVKAILEFLKAEKKARKEVENLLEKKTLECEQLEDQLKKRSCNCSQKSTFSQGLSLLMAIEERNYNRLSGGERYTKNEIIFSLNIFKRSPKCYRFLQSLFQLPSEKTLKRSFADIKLHPGFNDIIFSALDKATSRSVDKLDAYCAIFVDETSVKKRVTFTEGDDSVTGFHDDGNGCRKPDLADHVTVFMLQQLHGHGKQPLSFHFTKGPMSTEVLKSLITQLIERIVAANKIKIVAMVSDQGSTNKGAFNLLINDTVDGHYTRNFFTVSTSTEKIYIFYDGAHLMKTTKTCFSGAFDNWVREDQANNKRNEYEGRIIHLGSEKAYWRDVVDYYETDPNCHLTEDHIYSNNKVKMNVGKAAQVLSATTARNLIKRGRSNPIQHPTAEETGRVIGIIDEMFDSLNGSKIVGNDPKITTSRALVTKNSSHFNDWFSYRKLFASFKFIIPNKKVQGNRQSASKENQKDNHVKTTTPKAILNNLSSATDLCRYLLDTAGFESINMRHLSTDGLENFFGVVKSLQGCNRNLICLHFISAFKAALLTSYSSFTIKGTNCKNDYFSPIISCDDLVTKHTSQTSKADVESNQIDCEEDDNIPQVHLLDTDDNFLESLNLFFDDDIDDNDDCIVLTEEQIPEKIFRNVLRSISDTQCTNCQSNIYEVNEPSIQIMSENLKSAIAEAVNIFNRTVKPKLHEKNIGLLAITVMTSAFRNNWLTCSKHQVSLNSKIVSKVVTILIQQQCNILNRQVKFDEQKAANDRKISELSGKGK, encoded by the exons ATGGAAGAAGCAGGAGTAACAAATGCTAACCCTACACCGGATGTTAAAGCTATTTTAGAGTTTCTgaaagctgaaaaaaaagcAAGGAAGGAAGTGGAAAAtctcttagaaaaaaaaacattagagTGTGAGCAATTGGAGGACCAATTAAAAAAGAGATCTTGCAATTGCTCGCAAAAGTCAACTTTTTCTCAAGGTCTGTCGTTGTTAATGGCTATTGAAGAACGCAATTACAATCGACTAAGCGGTGGTGAACGCTACACCAAAaacgaaataatattttctcttaatatttttaaaagatcacCAAAATGCTACCGATTTCTGCAGAGTTTATTTCAACTGCCATCAGAAAAGACTCTCAAGCGGTCTTTTGCGGATATAAAATTGCATCCAGGTTTCAacgatataattttttctgcaCTTGACAAAGCTACGAGTCGCAGTGTTGATAAATTGGATGCATATTGTGCAATTTTCGTTGATGAAACGAGTGTAAAAAAGAGAGTTACGTTCACAGAAGGTGACGACTCTGTAACCGGGTTTCACGACGATGGTAATGGTTGCCGGAAGCCAGACTTAGCCGACCATGTCACTGTTTTTATGCTGCAGCAACTTCATGGCCACGGAAAACAACCTTTATCATTCCACTTTACAAAAGGTCCAATGAGTACAGAAGTTTTGAAATCCTTAATTACTCAATTGATAGAACGTATTGTAGCTgctaataaaatcaaaattgtcGCAATGGTTTCTGACCAAGGTTCGACAAATAAAGGAGCCTTCAATCTTTTAATCAACGATACTGTAGATGGGCATTATACTCGTAATTTTTTCACTGTCTCAACATcgacagaaaaaatttacatattttatgatGGTGCGCATTTAATGAAAACTACAAAAACTTGTTTTTCCGGAGCATTCGACAATTGGGTCCGTGAAGACCAGGCTAATAACAAGAGAAACGAGTACGAAGGCAGAATCATTCATTTGGGCAGTGAGAAGGCTTATTGGCGGGATGTTGTTGATTACTACGAGACTGATCCCAATTGTCATTTAACTGAAGATCATATTTATTCGAACAACAAAGTGAAGATGAACGTGGGAAAGGCTGCTCAAGTTTTAAGCGCGACAACTGCCAGAAACTTAATTAAACGAGGTAGATCGAATCCCATTCAGCACCCAACAGCTGAAGAAACCGGACGAGTTATAGGTATAATTGATGAAATGTTTGATTCATTAAATGGGAGTAAAATTGTTGGAAACGAcccgaaaatcactacttcgAGAGCTTtggtgacaaaaaattcttctcATTTCAATGATTGGTTTTCATATCGCAAGTTATTTgcatcatttaaatttattattcctaACAAAAAAGTACAAGGGAACAGACAAAGTGcttcaaaagaaaatcaaaaagatAATCACGTTAAAACGACTACTCCAAAAGCCATATTAAACAATCTTTCATCTGCCACTGACTTATGTCGTTATTTATTAGACACTGCTGGATTTGAATCAATTAACATGCGACATCTATCTACAGACggattggaaaattttttcggtgTCGTTAAAAGTTTGCAAGGCTGCAATAGGAATTTAATCTGCTTACACTTTATAAGTGCATTTAAAGCTGCTCTGCTTACATCATATTCAAGCTTCACGATAAAAGGCACAAATTGTAAAAATGATTACTTTTCACCAATAATCAGCTGCGATGATTTAGTGACGAAACATACGAGTCAAACTTCTAAAGCAGATGTCGAATCAAATCAAATAGACTGTGAAGAAGATGATAATATTCCTCAAGTACATTTGCTAGACACAGATgataattttcttgaatcgttaaatcttttttttgatGATGACATAGATGATAATGATGACTGTATAGTATTGACTGAGGAACAAATACCGGAGAAAATATTTCGGAATGTTTTACGCTCAATCAGTGATACACAGTGTACAAATTGTCAGTCAAATATTTATGAAGTGAATGAACCATCTATTCAGATTATgtctgaaaatttaaaaagtgcaATTGCTGAAGCtgttaatattttcaacagaACTGTAAAACCTAAActccatgaaaaaaatattggtttGTTAGCGATTACAGTTATGACGTCTGCATTTAGAAATAATTGGCTGACTTGTTCAAAACACCAAGTCTCGCTGAATAGTAAAATTGTTAGTAAAGTTGTTACTATACTTATTCAACAAcaatgtaatattttaaaccGACAAGTGAAATTTGACGAACAAAAGGCAGCAAATGACAGGAAAATCTCTGAACTTAGTGGTAAAGGCAAATG a
- the LOC130675644 gene encoding uncharacterized protein LOC130675644 isoform X2, which produces MIKALKNLQQTIVINNENGEVKNGMNKQENTYGYETTYSSYYPSSNSPSAANQPLPGQPPLPPMPPPAGTLPPLPHVFAPMPQVTQIQSWAPAPTWQWIAPQATALAAQTSRDMNSTRGNYTRRDRFTHNRNNVYPPRGNFHRKNRRPRFDQPQTPFDPTTAAYFGQSLAASGISIDWQRGFAAAHNDAQNLVNHMAISMSNQSSGLNDRQEGDQDIKIVSEVPVKKGKQRKPMSQNYPSRPWNREDAQSALKVENEYNKTVRAQSLIIKFPDPDLNKDIVREFHPGIQNIHFQSPSGPRYCFIQMSEDVNIDEAIKELEKIPFGVGHLKVERKSLRDEDFPMPEEIDPYTLYVGNLPESVNVNEVKSKFPTATRVDVGYAQKMRNTRYAFIRYTSVEESIAAYKQAHDLMWDTRSIIVRFRRQRGNTCLPGEPKNNAKKVKEELSDDIVKTEQSSCSNKQVLGNDQNNKIFEVNQQTIGAVSNKPDNKKIDSRFSLDNPPTTVAPTEASQQQQPWTEESPPLPSAAEAPPPPPQDDSESVLITTIKEEPVDFDEIEMSYVPMDDEDDDDDDDEPDELDDSNDDVDENDNQQDDTEDQTDSIESELQSRRNNGRVEQPDHLDRMFNELENIVGDIEL; this is translated from the exons ATTAACAATGAAAATGGTGAAGTAAAGAATGGGATGAATAAACAAGAGAATACTTATGGATATGAAACTACATATTCATCATATTATCCAAGCTCCAATTCCCCATCGGCTGCAAATCAGCCTCTTCCAGGTCAACCACCGTTACCTCCAATGCCTCCACCAGCAGGAACTCTTCCACCTTTACCTCATGTATTTGCACCGATGCCACAAGTTACCCAAATTCAATCTTGGGCACCAGCACCTACTTGGCAATGGATAGCACCCCAAGCAACAGCACTAGCTGCTCAAACTTCACGTGACATGAATTCAACGAGAGGAAATTACACAAGACGTGACAGATTTACACATAATCGTAATAATGTTTATCCACCGAGAGGAAATTTTCATCGAAAAAATCGTAGACCTAGGTTTGATCAACCTCAAACTCCATTTGATCCTACAACAGCGGCTTATTTTGGTCAATCTTTAGCAGCTAGTGGTATTAGTATTGATTGGCAAAGAGGATTTGCTGCTGCTCATAATGATGCTCAAAATCTTGTTAATCATATGGCTATATCTATGTCTAATCAATCGTCTGGACTTAATGATAGACAAGAGGGCGATCAAGACATAAAAATAGTATCT gaaGTACCAGTTAAAAAAGGTAAACAAAGAAAGCCAATGTCACAAAATTATCCTAGTAGACCTTGGAATCGTGAAGATGCTCAAAGTGcattaaaagttgaaaatgaatataataaaacagTTCGTGCccaaagtttaattattaaatttcctgatcctgatttaaataaagataTTGTACGTGAATTTCATCCTGGTATACAAAATATACACTTTCAAAGCCCCAGCGGACCACGTTATTGTTTTATTCAAATGTCTGAGGATGTTAATATTGATGAAGCAATTaaagaattagaaaaaattccatttggTGTtggacatcttaaagttgaaAGAAAATCACTACGAGATGAAGATTTTCCTATGCCCGAAGAGATTGATCCTTATACGTTATACGTTGGTAATTTACCGGAATCTGTAAATGTTAATGaagttaaaagtaaatttcCTACAGCTACGCGAGTAGATGTTGGTTACGCTCAAAAAATGAGAAATACTAg ATATGCCTTTATTCGCTACACATCTGTTGAAGAATCTATAGCGGCCTATAAACAAGCTCACGATTTAATGTGGGATACAAGAAGTATTATTGTAAGGTTTAGGCGACAACGTGGTAATACTTGTTTACCTGGTGAACCCaaaaataatgcaaaaaaagtaaaagaagaACTAAGTGATGATATTGTAAAGACAGAACAATCCTCTTGTAGTAATAAACAAGTACTAGGAAatgatcaaaataataaaattttcgaagttAATCAACAGACAATTGGAGCTGTTTCAAATAAACCTGATAATAAGAAAATAGACTCACGATTTTCTTTAGATAATCCACCGACAACGGTGGCACCCACTGAAGCCTCTCAACAACAACAACCTTGG acGGAGGAATCGCCTCCACTTCCATCAGCAGCTGAAGCTCCACCACCGCCTCCTCAAGATGATTCAGAATCAGTTCtcataacaacaataaaagaAGAACCTGTAGATTTTGATGAAATAGAAATGTCTTATGTTCCGATGGATGATGAggacgatgatgatgacgatgatgagCCAGATGAATTAGATGACTCGAATGATGATGTTGATGAAAATGATAATCAACAGGATGATACAGAAGATCAAACCGATTCCATTGAAAGTGAATTACAGAGCAGACGAAATAATGGCAGAGTTGAACAACCTgat cACTTGGATCGAATGTTCAATGAATTAGAAAACATTGTCGGTGATATtgaactttaa
- the LOC130675650 gene encoding proliferating cell nuclear antigen has protein sequence MFEARLIQSAILKKVLDAVKDLLSEATFECSDSGIQVQAMDNAHVSLVSLNLRSDGFDKYRCDRNLSMGMSIPTMAKVLKGAGSEDTVTLRAADNPDTITFIFEPSGKEKLAEYEVKLINMDQEHLGIPETFYSCVVKMPSAEFAKIVRDLSQFGETVAIACSKEGIKFSAAGDYGNANVKLAQTADDSNPEEAVVIEMQETVKQSFSCRYLNSFVKATPLCSQVVLSLSADVPLVVEYKIGDIGHIRYYLAPKIDEEEENS, from the exons atGTTTGAAGCAAGATTAATTCAGAGTGCTATTCTGAAAAAAGTTTTGGATGCAGTAAAAGATCTTTTGTCAGAAGCAACTTTTGAATGTTCCGATTCAGGCATCCAAGTCCAAGCCATGGACAACGCTCACGTTTCCTTGGTCTCGTTAAATTTGAGAAGTGATGGGTTTGACAAATACCGATGTGACAGAAATCTCTCAATGGGAATGAGTATTCCAac catGGCGAAAGTCCTGAAAGGAGCTGGATCTGAAGATACCGTTACTCTACGAGCTGCTGATAATCCCGACacaataacatttatttttgagcCATCCGGCAAAGAAAAATTAGCCGAGTATGAGGTCAAACTCATCAACATGGACCAGGAACATCTTGGAATTCCG gaAACATTTTACTCATGTGTCGTTAAAATGCCATCAGCTGAGTTCGCTAAAATAGTACGTGATCTTTCTCAATTTGGAGAAACTGTCGCCATTGCATGCTCCAAAgaaggaattaaattttccgcAGCCGGAGATTACGGAAATg cAAACGTGAAGTTAGCTCAAACAGCAGATGATTCAAATCCTGAGGAGGCAGTTGTTATTGAAATGCAAGAAACTGTTAAACAATCATTCTCCTGTCGTTATTTGAATAGTTTTGTCAAAGCAACACCTCTCTGTAGTCAAGTAGTGCTATCTTTATCAGCCGATGTTCCTCTTGTTGTTGAATATAAAATAGGAGACATCGGGCATATTAGATATTACTTAGCGCCTAAAATCGATGAGGAAGAAGAAAACTCATAA
- the LOC130675644 gene encoding uncharacterized protein LOC130675644 isoform X1 — protein MRSFFFHNKKQNYNFNSVLTYNDQINNENGEVKNGMNKQENTYGYETTYSSYYPSSNSPSAANQPLPGQPPLPPMPPPAGTLPPLPHVFAPMPQVTQIQSWAPAPTWQWIAPQATALAAQTSRDMNSTRGNYTRRDRFTHNRNNVYPPRGNFHRKNRRPRFDQPQTPFDPTTAAYFGQSLAASGISIDWQRGFAAAHNDAQNLVNHMAISMSNQSSGLNDRQEGDQDIKIVSEVPVKKGKQRKPMSQNYPSRPWNREDAQSALKVENEYNKTVRAQSLIIKFPDPDLNKDIVREFHPGIQNIHFQSPSGPRYCFIQMSEDVNIDEAIKELEKIPFGVGHLKVERKSLRDEDFPMPEEIDPYTLYVGNLPESVNVNEVKSKFPTATRVDVGYAQKMRNTRYAFIRYTSVEESIAAYKQAHDLMWDTRSIIVRFRRQRGNTCLPGEPKNNAKKVKEELSDDIVKTEQSSCSNKQVLGNDQNNKIFEVNQQTIGAVSNKPDNKKIDSRFSLDNPPTTVAPTEASQQQQPWTEESPPLPSAAEAPPPPPQDDSESVLITTIKEEPVDFDEIEMSYVPMDDEDDDDDDDEPDELDDSNDDVDENDNQQDDTEDQTDSIESELQSRRNNGRVEQPDHLDRMFNELENIVGDIEL, from the exons ATTAACAATGAAAATGGTGAAGTAAAGAATGGGATGAATAAACAAGAGAATACTTATGGATATGAAACTACATATTCATCATATTATCCAAGCTCCAATTCCCCATCGGCTGCAAATCAGCCTCTTCCAGGTCAACCACCGTTACCTCCAATGCCTCCACCAGCAGGAACTCTTCCACCTTTACCTCATGTATTTGCACCGATGCCACAAGTTACCCAAATTCAATCTTGGGCACCAGCACCTACTTGGCAATGGATAGCACCCCAAGCAACAGCACTAGCTGCTCAAACTTCACGTGACATGAATTCAACGAGAGGAAATTACACAAGACGTGACAGATTTACACATAATCGTAATAATGTTTATCCACCGAGAGGAAATTTTCATCGAAAAAATCGTAGACCTAGGTTTGATCAACCTCAAACTCCATTTGATCCTACAACAGCGGCTTATTTTGGTCAATCTTTAGCAGCTAGTGGTATTAGTATTGATTGGCAAAGAGGATTTGCTGCTGCTCATAATGATGCTCAAAATCTTGTTAATCATATGGCTATATCTATGTCTAATCAATCGTCTGGACTTAATGATAGACAAGAGGGCGATCAAGACATAAAAATAGTATCT gaaGTACCAGTTAAAAAAGGTAAACAAAGAAAGCCAATGTCACAAAATTATCCTAGTAGACCTTGGAATCGTGAAGATGCTCAAAGTGcattaaaagttgaaaatgaatataataaaacagTTCGTGCccaaagtttaattattaaatttcctgatcctgatttaaataaagataTTGTACGTGAATTTCATCCTGGTATACAAAATATACACTTTCAAAGCCCCAGCGGACCACGTTATTGTTTTATTCAAATGTCTGAGGATGTTAATATTGATGAAGCAATTaaagaattagaaaaaattccatttggTGTtggacatcttaaagttgaaAGAAAATCACTACGAGATGAAGATTTTCCTATGCCCGAAGAGATTGATCCTTATACGTTATACGTTGGTAATTTACCGGAATCTGTAAATGTTAATGaagttaaaagtaaatttcCTACAGCTACGCGAGTAGATGTTGGTTACGCTCAAAAAATGAGAAATACTAg ATATGCCTTTATTCGCTACACATCTGTTGAAGAATCTATAGCGGCCTATAAACAAGCTCACGATTTAATGTGGGATACAAGAAGTATTATTGTAAGGTTTAGGCGACAACGTGGTAATACTTGTTTACCTGGTGAACCCaaaaataatgcaaaaaaagtaaaagaagaACTAAGTGATGATATTGTAAAGACAGAACAATCCTCTTGTAGTAATAAACAAGTACTAGGAAatgatcaaaataataaaattttcgaagttAATCAACAGACAATTGGAGCTGTTTCAAATAAACCTGATAATAAGAAAATAGACTCACGATTTTCTTTAGATAATCCACCGACAACGGTGGCACCCACTGAAGCCTCTCAACAACAACAACCTTGG acGGAGGAATCGCCTCCACTTCCATCAGCAGCTGAAGCTCCACCACCGCCTCCTCAAGATGATTCAGAATCAGTTCtcataacaacaataaaagaAGAACCTGTAGATTTTGATGAAATAGAAATGTCTTATGTTCCGATGGATGATGAggacgatgatgatgacgatgatgagCCAGATGAATTAGATGACTCGAATGATGATGTTGATGAAAATGATAATCAACAGGATGATACAGAAGATCAAACCGATTCCATTGAAAGTGAATTACAGAGCAGACGAAATAATGGCAGAGTTGAACAACCTgat cACTTGGATCGAATGTTCAATGAATTAGAAAACATTGTCGGTGATATtgaactttaa
- the LOC130675644 gene encoding uncharacterized protein LOC130675644 isoform X4 gives MNKQENTYGYETTYSSYYPSSNSPSAANQPLPGQPPLPPMPPPAGTLPPLPHVFAPMPQVTQIQSWAPAPTWQWIAPQATALAAQTSRDMNSTRGNYTRRDRFTHNRNNVYPPRGNFHRKNRRPRFDQPQTPFDPTTAAYFGQSLAASGISIDWQRGFAAAHNDAQNLVNHMAISMSNQSSGLNDRQEGDQDIKIVSEVPVKKGKQRKPMSQNYPSRPWNREDAQSALKVENEYNKTVRAQSLIIKFPDPDLNKDIVREFHPGIQNIHFQSPSGPRYCFIQMSEDVNIDEAIKELEKIPFGVGHLKVERKSLRDEDFPMPEEIDPYTLYVGNLPESVNVNEVKSKFPTATRVDVGYAQKMRNTRYAFIRYTSVEESIAAYKQAHDLMWDTRSIIVRFRRQRGNTCLPGEPKNNAKKVKEELSDDIVKTEQSSCSNKQVLGNDQNNKIFEVNQQTIGAVSNKPDNKKIDSRFSLDNPPTTVAPTEASQQQQPWTEESPPLPSAAEAPPPPPQDDSESVLITTIKEEPVDFDEIEMSYVPMDDEDDDDDDDEPDELDDSNDDVDENDNQQDDTEDQTDSIESELQSRRNNGRVEQPDHLDRMFNELENIVGDIEL, from the exons ATGAATAAACAAGAGAATACTTATGGATATGAAACTACATATTCATCATATTATCCAAGCTCCAATTCCCCATCGGCTGCAAATCAGCCTCTTCCAGGTCAACCACCGTTACCTCCAATGCCTCCACCAGCAGGAACTCTTCCACCTTTACCTCATGTATTTGCACCGATGCCACAAGTTACCCAAATTCAATCTTGGGCACCAGCACCTACTTGGCAATGGATAGCACCCCAAGCAACAGCACTAGCTGCTCAAACTTCACGTGACATGAATTCAACGAGAGGAAATTACACAAGACGTGACAGATTTACACATAATCGTAATAATGTTTATCCACCGAGAGGAAATTTTCATCGAAAAAATCGTAGACCTAGGTTTGATCAACCTCAAACTCCATTTGATCCTACAACAGCGGCTTATTTTGGTCAATCTTTAGCAGCTAGTGGTATTAGTATTGATTGGCAAAGAGGATTTGCTGCTGCTCATAATGATGCTCAAAATCTTGTTAATCATATGGCTATATCTATGTCTAATCAATCGTCTGGACTTAATGATAGACAAGAGGGCGATCAAGACATAAAAATAGTATCT gaaGTACCAGTTAAAAAAGGTAAACAAAGAAAGCCAATGTCACAAAATTATCCTAGTAGACCTTGGAATCGTGAAGATGCTCAAAGTGcattaaaagttgaaaatgaatataataaaacagTTCGTGCccaaagtttaattattaaatttcctgatcctgatttaaataaagataTTGTACGTGAATTTCATCCTGGTATACAAAATATACACTTTCAAAGCCCCAGCGGACCACGTTATTGTTTTATTCAAATGTCTGAGGATGTTAATATTGATGAAGCAATTaaagaattagaaaaaattccatttggTGTtggacatcttaaagttgaaAGAAAATCACTACGAGATGAAGATTTTCCTATGCCCGAAGAGATTGATCCTTATACGTTATACGTTGGTAATTTACCGGAATCTGTAAATGTTAATGaagttaaaagtaaatttcCTACAGCTACGCGAGTAGATGTTGGTTACGCTCAAAAAATGAGAAATACTAg ATATGCCTTTATTCGCTACACATCTGTTGAAGAATCTATAGCGGCCTATAAACAAGCTCACGATTTAATGTGGGATACAAGAAGTATTATTGTAAGGTTTAGGCGACAACGTGGTAATACTTGTTTACCTGGTGAACCCaaaaataatgcaaaaaaagtaaaagaagaACTAAGTGATGATATTGTAAAGACAGAACAATCCTCTTGTAGTAATAAACAAGTACTAGGAAatgatcaaaataataaaattttcgaagttAATCAACAGACAATTGGAGCTGTTTCAAATAAACCTGATAATAAGAAAATAGACTCACGATTTTCTTTAGATAATCCACCGACAACGGTGGCACCCACTGAAGCCTCTCAACAACAACAACCTTGG acGGAGGAATCGCCTCCACTTCCATCAGCAGCTGAAGCTCCACCACCGCCTCCTCAAGATGATTCAGAATCAGTTCtcataacaacaataaaagaAGAACCTGTAGATTTTGATGAAATAGAAATGTCTTATGTTCCGATGGATGATGAggacgatgatgatgacgatgatgagCCAGATGAATTAGATGACTCGAATGATGATGTTGATGAAAATGATAATCAACAGGATGATACAGAAGATCAAACCGATTCCATTGAAAGTGAATTACAGAGCAGACGAAATAATGGCAGAGTTGAACAACCTgat cACTTGGATCGAATGTTCAATGAATTAGAAAACATTGTCGGTGATATtgaactttaa